Proteins from a genomic interval of Flammeovirgaceae bacterium SG7u.111:
- a CDS encoding lamin tail domain-containing protein, which yields MKKAAYFIAILSCLSLAKSNAQLLEDFNRINLENGSTVYSQGGTSGLVGGFLIENNELRAIFDNGSGTRKGWISTSQNLDFTQHIVHWKFNLKLDFSNLSSSLVTRNLARVYLISDSEDLNEDLDGYYVEARLEPSSSGVAYHLYKQTGSSRSELVFDGEGVLSSAQEFAEVEVIRKPDGVWELYVNNSVQGEAVDEGVGSGNYFGIQVHFSSGAREDKFYFDDVEITKYPFPLSANAVSGTELELVWSTDLNKPQAENMANYLLNDSIVPASVAQDISDPRKVVLVFEKPFLENGSSKLEIENMTDIEGSYQPDSLTYQQFFYYSKPDEEPPKLLKISGLEGSELIIEFDEALREAEAVDKSNYSVDNFFSYPQSLVFSGENSLNLVFSEPFEIEEGYTLYVRNLSDTLGNRLINTDSLVFNFADTKPPDLIKAELVTSSAVDIYFSEEVDSSSASTLINFYEVEMEENAIAAVRDENDRSLVHLFFPQPFSENKTLTLQVSNVEDVYGNAMPLPQEVEFFRDTKRPSVDPDQVFATEGTMLKVVFTEPVDSLSARIVNFYELGPDIGHPFQAVRDSLNPAVVWLSFKNSLQPEQPYNLKITGVKDEVGNTMYTRNRSVVYDEKPPELLGLRVKNDSVLALIFSEELSDSVLLKSNRFTLNTTDYPTTISKLESASNKVELGFPTIFQANNRLLLLEMEDLQGNLVDSIAVEFEAQFPAIFETEVLSENSLRIWFSKQITFPGSIHAFVSSSVADSLVQANSQAVDFHFPQSFEEDSLQTVWVKNVIAGDGKKVDSLSETFVYHNFLLEAKVIAANILEVIYEEELDAEIEAYLFEVAGAGKPLNVVVNEEEPEIVTLFFAKPFKENIPYKLRTDRVKLATKKLAPASEISFEWDTSPPSLDTLILKGRATLLLTFSEPLNETSAKAFNHFAFQQIGYPQEVELFEDSLVELLFEEEVEFGKSYNLVVEGVADLDGNVMEQDTFLVNIPQKVSVNNLLISELMVDPSPSQGLPEVEYLELYNPTDDTLSLLSVALQDASKKVSLPHHLLPPKSYLLICPKGKETEFSIENCLGISSFPSLTNSGETISLVTVDDSLISSVFYSSDWYGDDEKSDGGWSLEMIDLETKCGSGAANWRASEGSLGGTPGRVNSVNGVFVDTLAPQIVSWELVLNGKIGIIFSEEIDSLVLSSKDNFLLENEKVDSALLISPIQVETIFPQALDSGRFYKFKVQGISDCVGNVLVDSFLIGLGKIPQIGGLLITEVMADESPSVGLSETEYIELYNSTDSLLNLGGMVLNDGNGSAEIPDYLLPSKSYVLVCKNGKETEFGIENVLGISSFPSLTNAGKTLSLSNPNGVTVFSVSYSDNWYGDDGKSNGGWSLEMIDLETKCGNGAANWRASEDVLGGTPGRINSVNGKLKDEEPYVLQSYRLISPDTLELVFSEAPDSLLISTPNFVFDPYIFISDLKVDGQVVKLFLRDGLEKGSIYELKLTSIYDCWGNVLDSASVILALGEQPNFQELLITEVLADPIPAVGLPEYEYLELYNSSDKIITLEGCSLSDEKGKVILPKNLLLPKQYLILCPANAVFHFQGFGEVMGVPSWLSLNNDGEELSLENRQGELVFSIVYSKSWYADSEKAEGGWSLEMVDLEYPCYTSENWAGSVDDKGGTPGSENSVKGIVSDHFPPKFLKLFVKDSLNLEVVFDENLDSLSVMNAEYEFKPSLKITSVGYISAESQKVNLQLGDEILPSQEYTFSVKGLQDCAGNTDMKGQKITFRMPEKAESNDVLISEVLFNPKTGGVDFVEIYNYSNKYIDLKKWELATQKEGEVEQEKVLSESSLIFLPRSFLVLTSDKNIFKSEYPTVPDSILIEMKMPSFNDDEGNVILLDSSRLVIDEMNYDENMHFSLLHDVGGVSLERIAYDLPSSDPENWHSAAATEGYATPGKPNSQRKELVVENSIKECFEVAPEIFTPNLDGVDDFATIRFNCSSNAQVASIIIYDLNGRAVKVLIQNALLGQGSYFRWDGTNDEGQKVRTGYYLVFIELFDLQGNVHQVKKKLAVGSSGR from the coding sequence ATGAAAAAGGCAGCTTACTTTATTGCTATTCTGTCATGCTTGAGTTTAGCTAAAAGCAATGCTCAGTTGTTAGAAGATTTCAACAGAATAAACCTGGAAAATGGCTCAACTGTCTATAGCCAAGGAGGAACGTCTGGGCTGGTGGGAGGCTTTCTCATCGAAAATAATGAACTCAGAGCGATATTCGATAATGGTTCGGGAACAAGAAAAGGCTGGATTTCCACATCTCAAAATTTAGATTTTACCCAGCACATAGTTCATTGGAAATTCAACCTCAAACTGGATTTTTCCAACCTGTCCTCCTCGTTGGTTACTAGAAACCTCGCCAGAGTATATCTTATCAGCGATTCGGAAGACCTCAACGAGGATTTGGACGGCTATTATGTGGAAGCGAGGCTTGAGCCAAGCTCATCTGGGGTGGCGTACCATCTTTATAAACAAACGGGTTCGAGTAGGAGTGAATTAGTTTTTGACGGTGAAGGAGTTTTGAGCAGCGCACAAGAATTTGCCGAAGTTGAGGTCATCAGAAAGCCAGATGGAGTTTGGGAATTATATGTCAATAATAGTGTGCAAGGTGAGGCAGTGGATGAGGGGGTTGGAAGTGGAAATTATTTTGGGATACAAGTTCATTTTTCATCGGGCGCGAGGGAGGATAAGTTCTATTTTGATGATGTTGAAATCACTAAATATCCTTTTCCACTTTCGGCAAATGCTGTGAGCGGAACTGAATTGGAATTGGTTTGGTCAACGGATCTTAATAAGCCGCAGGCGGAAAATATGGCAAATTATTTACTGAACGATTCCATTGTTCCGGCTTCTGTTGCACAAGATATTTCAGACCCACGTAAAGTAGTGTTGGTCTTTGAAAAACCATTTCTCGAAAATGGTTCTAGTAAGCTGGAAATTGAGAATATGACTGATATAGAAGGTAGTTATCAACCCGATAGCCTAACTTATCAACAATTTTTTTATTATTCAAAGCCAGATGAAGAACCTCCAAAATTACTCAAAATAAGTGGGTTAGAGGGATCAGAACTAATAATTGAGTTTGATGAAGCATTGAGAGAAGCCGAAGCTGTTGATAAGTCCAACTACTCTGTTGATAACTTTTTCTCATATCCACAATCGCTCGTTTTTTCAGGTGAAAACAGCCTGAACTTAGTTTTTTCCGAGCCTTTTGAAATTGAGGAAGGCTATACTTTATATGTTCGGAATTTGTCCGATACCTTGGGGAATCGACTTATCAACACCGACTCGCTAGTTTTCAACTTTGCAGATACCAAGCCGCCTGATCTGATAAAAGCGGAGTTGGTTACATCTTCTGCGGTGGATATTTATTTCTCCGAAGAAGTGGATAGTAGTTCAGCTTCCACTCTAATAAATTTTTATGAAGTGGAAATGGAGGAAAATGCTATTGCGGCAGTTAGGGATGAAAACGATCGAAGCCTTGTCCATTTGTTTTTTCCACAGCCTTTTTCTGAAAATAAAACCCTCACACTTCAGGTTTCGAATGTTGAAGATGTGTACGGAAATGCAATGCCCCTACCGCAGGAAGTTGAGTTTTTCCGAGACACAAAAAGACCTTCGGTAGATCCCGATCAGGTATTTGCTACCGAGGGCACCATGCTCAAAGTTGTATTCACCGAACCAGTAGATTCCCTTTCGGCACGAATAGTAAATTTTTATGAGTTAGGCCCCGATATCGGGCATCCTTTCCAAGCTGTAAGGGACTCGCTGAACCCAGCAGTTGTTTGGCTCAGTTTCAAAAATAGTTTGCAACCAGAGCAGCCCTATAATTTAAAAATAACAGGGGTGAAAGATGAGGTTGGGAATACGATGTACACCCGGAATAGGTCGGTTGTTTACGATGAAAAACCTCCCGAATTGCTGGGTTTGAGAGTGAAAAATGATTCGGTTTTGGCTCTGATATTTTCCGAAGAGCTTTCCGATTCGGTGCTGCTAAAGTCAAATAGATTTACCTTAAATACGACTGATTACCCCACAACTATTTCAAAACTAGAATCGGCTTCCAACAAAGTAGAGCTCGGTTTTCCAACCATTTTTCAGGCAAACAATCGGTTGCTTTTACTGGAGATGGAAGACCTACAAGGCAATTTGGTGGATAGCATAGCAGTAGAGTTTGAGGCGCAGTTTCCCGCCATTTTTGAGACAGAAGTGTTGTCGGAAAACAGCCTACGTATTTGGTTTTCCAAGCAAATAACATTTCCAGGTTCCATTCATGCTTTCGTATCGAGTTCCGTGGCGGACTCTTTAGTTCAAGCCAATTCCCAAGCTGTTGATTTTCATTTTCCACAGTCTTTTGAGGAGGATAGCCTACAGACAGTTTGGGTAAAGAATGTGATTGCTGGTGACGGGAAAAAGGTGGATAGCCTTTCTGAAACTTTCGTGTATCATAATTTTTTGTTGGAGGCAAAGGTGATAGCGGCTAATATCTTAGAAGTGATTTATGAAGAAGAACTAGATGCAGAAATTGAAGCATATCTGTTTGAGGTTGCTGGAGCTGGAAAACCGCTAAACGTAGTTGTAAATGAGGAAGAACCTGAAATAGTAACCTTGTTTTTTGCTAAGCCTTTTAAAGAAAATATTCCTTATAAGTTGAGGACGGATAGAGTGAAATTAGCTACCAAAAAGCTTGCTCCAGCTAGTGAAATATCGTTTGAATGGGACACAAGCCCACCTAGCTTAGATACACTGATTTTGAAAGGCAGGGCTACACTTTTGCTGACATTTTCCGAGCCACTCAATGAAACTTCCGCTAAGGCATTTAACCATTTCGCCTTCCAACAAATTGGATACCCACAGGAAGTGGAATTATTTGAAGACTCACTAGTTGAGCTACTATTTGAAGAAGAAGTTGAGTTTGGGAAATCGTATAATTTGGTAGTAGAAGGAGTGGCTGATTTAGATGGAAACGTGATGGAACAGGATACTTTTTTGGTAAATATTCCTCAAAAAGTAAGTGTGAATAACTTGTTGATAAGTGAATTAATGGTCGATCCGTCGCCAAGTCAAGGTTTGCCAGAAGTGGAGTATTTGGAGTTGTACAACCCTACAGACGATACCTTGAGTTTACTGTCTGTGGCTTTGCAAGATGCCAGTAAAAAAGTGAGTTTGCCTCATCATCTCCTCCCTCCCAAATCCTATTTGCTCATTTGCCCAAAAGGCAAAGAAACTGAGTTTTCGATCGAAAATTGCTTAGGAATTTCATCCTTTCCTTCGCTTACCAATTCGGGGGAAACTATCTCTTTGGTTACTGTGGATGATAGCCTGATTTCATCTGTTTTTTATTCCAGTGATTGGTACGGTGATGATGAAAAATCGGATGGCGGCTGGTCGTTGGAAATGATCGATTTGGAAACGAAGTGTGGCAGCGGAGCTGCCAACTGGCGGGCTTCGGAAGGTAGCTTGGGTGGTACACCTGGCAGAGTGAATTCTGTGAATGGGGTTTTCGTGGATACACTTGCTCCTCAAATTGTAAGTTGGGAATTGGTTTTAAATGGAAAAATTGGAATCATTTTTTCCGAAGAAATCGACTCGTTAGTTCTTTCGTCAAAAGACAACTTTCTTCTCGAAAATGAAAAAGTAGATTCGGCTCTCTTGATTTCTCCAATCCAAGTCGAAACCATTTTTCCCCAAGCCCTTGATTCGGGAAGGTTTTACAAATTTAAGGTTCAAGGAATCAGCGATTGCGTAGGAAATGTGCTGGTGGATAGCTTTCTGATTGGTTTGGGGAAAATCCCTCAAATAGGAGGCTTACTGATCACCGAGGTCATGGCAGACGAATCACCCTCGGTTGGGCTATCCGAAACAGAATATATTGAGCTGTATAACTCGACAGACAGCTTGCTGAATTTGGGCGGGATGGTCTTGAATGATGGAAATGGTTCTGCGGAAATTCCAGACTACTTGCTTCCTTCAAAATCTTATGTGCTTGTTTGTAAAAATGGAAAGGAAACCGAATTTGGAATCGAGAATGTCTTGGGCATTTCCTCTTTTCCAAGCCTTACCAATGCGGGGAAAACCTTGAGCCTATCCAATCCAAATGGTGTTACAGTTTTCTCAGTTTCCTACTCTGACAACTGGTACGGCGATGATGGAAAGTCCAACGGCGGCTGGTCATTAGAAATGATCGATTTGGAAACGAAATGTGGAAATGGAGCAGCCAACTGGCGGGCTTCGGAGGATGTGTTGGGAGGAACTCCGGGCAGGATTAATTCGGTAAATGGGAAATTGAAAGATGAAGAACCTTATGTATTGCAATCGTACCGATTGATTTCACCAGATACGTTAGAGTTGGTCTTTTCAGAAGCGCCTGATTCTTTGCTAATTTCTACTCCAAACTTTGTTTTTGATCCCTATATTTTTATTTCGGACTTAAAAGTAGATGGGCAAGTTGTCAAGCTTTTTTTGAGAGATGGGCTGGAAAAAGGTAGTATTTATGAACTGAAGTTAACAAGTATTTATGATTGCTGGGGAAATGTACTTGATTCGGCTTCAGTTATTTTAGCCTTGGGCGAACAGCCTAATTTTCAAGAATTGTTGATTACAGAAGTATTGGCAGATCCTATACCTGCTGTTGGCTTGCCCGAGTATGAATATTTGGAGCTATACAATTCTTCGGACAAAATTATTACGCTTGAAGGATGTAGCTTGAGTGATGAAAAAGGAAAAGTGATTTTGCCAAAAAACTTGCTTTTACCCAAACAATATTTGATTCTTTGCCCTGCAAACGCAGTTTTCCACTTTCAAGGTTTCGGGGAGGTGATGGGCGTACCAAGCTGGCTTTCGCTTAATAATGATGGCGAAGAATTGAGTTTGGAAAATAGACAAGGTGAGTTGGTTTTTAGTATTGTATATTCAAAAAGCTGGTATGCTGATAGCGAGAAAGCTGAAGGAGGGTGGTCTTTAGAGATGGTAGATCTGGAGTATCCTTGCTATACTTCGGAAAACTGGGCTGGGTCAGTTGATGATAAAGGGGGAACTCCTGGAAGTGAAAATTCTGTGAAAGGAATTGTTTCTGATCATTTCCCACCAAAATTTTTAAAACTATTTGTAAAGGATTCGCTGAATTTGGAAGTAGTATTTGATGAGAATTTGGACAGTCTTTCGGTGATGAATGCAGAATATGAATTTAAACCTTCACTCAAAATAACATCGGTTGGGTATATTTCTGCCGAATCTCAAAAAGTCAATTTGCAACTTGGGGATGAAATTTTACCTTCCCAAGAATATACTTTTTCGGTAAAAGGGCTACAAGATTGTGCTGGGAATACGGATATGAAGGGGCAAAAAATAACTTTTAGGATGCCAGAAAAGGCTGAATCAAATGATGTTCTGATAAGTGAGGTATTGTTCAACCCGAAAACGGGAGGAGTTGATTTTGTTGAGATTTATAATTATTCAAATAAATACATCGACCTTAAAAAATGGGAGTTGGCTACTCAGAAAGAGGGAGAAGTTGAGCAAGAAAAAGTACTTAGTGAAAGCAGCTTGATTTTCCTGCCAAGATCATTTTTAGTCCTTACTTCAGATAAAAACATATTCAAATCAGAGTACCCTACTGTGCCAGATTCAATTCTGATAGAAATGAAAATGCCATCCTTCAATGACGATGAGGGGAACGTAATTCTGTTGGATAGTTCGAGATTGGTAATTGATGAAATGAACTACGATGAAAATATGCATTTCTCCCTTCTCCACGATGTAGGAGGGGTTTCTTTGGAGCGCATTGCTTATGATTTGCCTTCTAGTGATCCTGAAAACTGGCATTCGGCTGCAGCTACGGAAGGCTATGCGACACCAGGAAAACCCAATTCTCAGCGAAAGGAATTAGTTGTTGAAAACTCAATAAAAGAATGTTTTGAAGTAGCACCTGAAATTTTCACCCCAAATTTAGATGGAGTAGATGATTTTGCGACCATACGTTTCAATTGCTCTTCAAATGCCCAAGTCGCCAGTATAATCATTTATGATTTGAACGGAAGGGCTGTGAAGGTCTTGATACAAAATGCTTTGCTGGGGCAAGGTAGTTATTTTCGGTGGGATGGGACAAACGATGAAGGTCAAAAAGTGAGAACAGGGTATTACCTCGTGTTCATCGAACTTTTTGACCTTCAGGGAAATGTGCATCAAGTGAAGAAAAAACTAGCCGTAGGTTCTTCTGGTAGGTGA
- a CDS encoding DUF2179 domain-containing protein, translated as MDSILAVELGINSDVMHWVIVPLLIFIARICDVSINTLRVMFMLSGRKGISTILGFLEALIWLLAISQILQNIGSVITYIAYAGGFATGIYVGILIEDRLAIGTMIVRIITQKDASELIEALKEKGFGLTYLDALGKKGKVNIIFTITKRKNLDRLLGLIEQYNPNAMYTIEGLKHAREYHDIMPESRENPLRRVRGMIRK; from the coding sequence ATGGACAGCATTTTAGCAGTTGAATTAGGCATCAACAGTGATGTGATGCACTGGGTAATTGTTCCCCTTCTTATTTTTATTGCCCGCATTTGCGATGTATCTATCAATACGTTACGGGTTATGTTCATGCTCAGTGGACGAAAAGGTATTTCTACTATTCTAGGCTTTTTAGAAGCGCTAATTTGGCTACTTGCCATCAGCCAAATTTTGCAAAATATAGGCAGTGTGATAACATACATTGCGTACGCTGGAGGTTTTGCAACAGGAATTTATGTAGGGATACTCATTGAAGATCGACTTGCCATTGGGACTATGATAGTGAGAATCATCACCCAAAAAGATGCTTCGGAACTGATAGAAGCGCTGAAAGAAAAAGGCTTTGGGCTTACCTACCTCGATGCCCTCGGAAAGAAGGGCAAAGTGAATATTATTTTTACCATCACCAAACGGAAAAACCTAGACCGCCTTTTAGGACTGATAGAGCAATACAATCCCAATGCCATGTACACCATTGAAGGGCTAAAACATGCACGGGAGTACCATGACATCATGCCCGAGTCGAGGGAAAATCCACTGAGAAGGGTTCGTGGGATGATAAGAAAGTAG
- the pyrE gene encoding orotate phosphoribosyltransferase, with amino-acid sequence MKDISAKVAEMLLETGAVVIRPEDPFTWTSGWKSPIYCDNRLTLSFPEVRSYIKKALTATIRNKYPDVEVIAGVATAGIPQAALVADFMELPLMYVRSKPKGHGMENMIEGTAKAGAKVVLIEDLISTGGSSVKAAVALKEAGYDVLGLGAIFSYGFDVSSENFAQAEVDFFSLSNYQDLVKNLVDMGKMEESVAASLGEWRKSPSTWKQ; translated from the coding sequence ATGAAAGATATTAGTGCAAAAGTTGCGGAAATGTTATTGGAAACAGGAGCGGTAGTTATCCGTCCAGAAGATCCATTTACCTGGACCTCGGGCTGGAAATCACCAATCTACTGCGACAACCGCCTTACATTGTCCTTTCCCGAAGTTCGCTCTTACATCAAAAAAGCACTCACTGCTACCATCCGAAATAAATATCCTGATGTAGAAGTGATAGCAGGTGTAGCAACAGCAGGAATCCCTCAAGCGGCATTGGTTGCCGATTTTATGGAGCTTCCGCTCATGTATGTCCGCTCCAAGCCAAAAGGGCACGGCATGGAAAACATGATAGAAGGAACGGCAAAAGCTGGGGCAAAAGTTGTATTGATAGAAGATTTGATCTCTACGGGAGGAAGCTCGGTAAAAGCAGCGGTAGCCCTCAAAGAAGCTGGGTACGATGTACTTGGGCTTGGCGCAATTTTCTCCTACGGGTTCGATGTTTCTTCGGAAAACTTCGCACAGGCAGAAGTTGACTTCTTCTCCCTGTCCAACTACCAAGATTTGGTAAAAAACCTCGTGGATATGGGTAAAATGGAAGAATCTGTTGCCGCTTCACTTGGGGAATGGAGGAAATCACCTTCTACTTGGAAGCAATAA
- the carB gene encoding carbamoyl-phosphate synthase large subunit: MPRNRRIRSVLIIGSGPIVIGQACEFDYAGSQAARSLREEGIEVTLINSNPATIMTDSVTADNIYLKPLEKKYIIQILSEHNIDAVLPTMGGQTALNLAIDCEEAGIWEEFGVEIIGVDIKAIETTEDRELFRNKMIELNINVCKGRTAKSFLEGKEIAQEIGFPLVIRPSFTLGGSGGGFVHTKDEFDKALTHGLHTSPVHEVLVEQSILGWKEYELELLRDNVGNVIIICSIENFDPMGIHTGDSITVAPAQTLPDTVYQNMRDLAIKMMNGIGQFAGGCNVQFAVNPENDDIVAIEINPRVSRSSALASKATGYPIAKIAAKLAIGYNLDELDNAITGTTSAFFEPALDYVIVKIPRWNFDKFKGSDRTLGLQMKSVGEAMGIGRNFQEALQKACQSLEIKRNGLGADGKGLTKQEEIIPGLEKASWDRIFRLYDAFKLGISLKKIHAITKIDKWFLKQLEELIHLEDKIEEYTIESIPYELMLMAKQKGYADRQIAFLLKCLESEVFKKRKDMKINRTWKLVDTCAAEFEAKTPYYYSSFDEENESVSSDKKKIVVLGAGPNRIGQGIEFDYCCVHGVLAAKEAGYETIMINCNPETVSTDFDISDKLYFEPVFWEHIYEIIEHEKPEGVIVQLGGQTALKLAEKLSRYGIKIIGTSYEALDLAEDRGSFSELLQKLDIPYPKFGVVENADEALEACQELGFPLLVRPSYVLGGQSMKIVINEEELEEHVVRTLRQIPNNRILLDHFLDGAMEAEADAICDGENVHILGVMQHIEPAGIHSGDSYAVLPPYNLGDFILHQIEEYTKKIALALNTVGLINIQYAIKDDKVYVIEANPRASRTVPFICKAYQEPYVNYATKVMLGANKVTDFKFNPQKNGYAIKIPVFSFNKFPNVNKELGPEMKSTGEGIYFVDNLRDEFFLNIYSERNLYLSR; encoded by the coding sequence ATGCCTAGGAACAGAAGAATAAGATCGGTCTTAATCATTGGAAGTGGTCCCATCGTTATCGGACAAGCATGTGAGTTTGATTATGCAGGTTCGCAAGCAGCCCGCTCATTACGAGAAGAAGGGATAGAAGTTACACTAATCAATTCCAATCCCGCCACTATCATGACAGATAGTGTGACAGCGGACAATATCTACCTCAAACCGCTTGAAAAGAAGTACATCATTCAAATCCTGTCTGAGCACAACATAGATGCAGTGCTACCTACTATGGGTGGGCAAACTGCACTTAACTTGGCTATAGATTGCGAAGAAGCTGGAATTTGGGAAGAGTTCGGTGTAGAAATCATTGGTGTGGATATCAAAGCGATTGAAACTACAGAAGACAGGGAGCTTTTCAGGAATAAAATGATCGAGCTTAACATCAATGTTTGTAAAGGTCGAACAGCAAAATCATTTTTGGAGGGAAAAGAAATAGCCCAAGAAATAGGTTTTCCATTAGTAATTCGTCCATCGTTTACCCTTGGCGGTAGCGGCGGCGGGTTTGTACATACCAAAGATGAGTTTGACAAAGCCCTTACCCACGGCTTGCACACATCACCAGTACACGAGGTGCTAGTAGAGCAAAGTATATTGGGTTGGAAAGAATATGAGTTGGAGCTTTTGAGGGATAATGTAGGAAACGTCATCATTATCTGCTCTATCGAGAACTTTGACCCAATGGGTATCCATACAGGGGATTCCATTACGGTTGCTCCAGCTCAAACCTTGCCCGACACGGTTTACCAAAACATGCGCGACCTTGCCATCAAGATGATGAACGGTATTGGTCAGTTTGCAGGTGGCTGTAACGTTCAGTTCGCAGTAAACCCTGAAAATGACGATATAGTAGCCATCGAAATCAACCCTAGGGTATCGAGGTCTTCGGCACTAGCATCTAAAGCTACAGGTTACCCAATTGCCAAAATCGCTGCAAAACTTGCGATAGGCTACAACTTGGATGAGCTTGACAATGCCATCACGGGTACTACTTCAGCATTTTTCGAGCCTGCGCTCGATTATGTAATCGTGAAGATACCTCGTTGGAACTTTGATAAGTTCAAAGGTTCTGACCGTACTTTAGGATTGCAAATGAAATCTGTAGGTGAGGCAATGGGAATTGGAAGAAACTTCCAAGAAGCCCTCCAAAAAGCATGTCAGTCACTCGAAATAAAAAGAAACGGGCTTGGTGCTGATGGAAAAGGACTTACCAAACAAGAAGAAATAATCCCAGGTCTTGAAAAAGCAAGTTGGGATAGGATTTTCAGATTGTACGATGCCTTCAAGCTCGGTATTTCACTCAAGAAAATCCATGCCATCACCAAAATAGATAAGTGGTTCCTTAAGCAACTGGAAGAACTTATCCACCTAGAAGATAAAATTGAGGAATATACGATCGAAAGTATTCCTTACGAACTTATGCTCATGGCGAAGCAAAAAGGATATGCCGATAGGCAAATTGCTTTCTTGCTTAAATGCCTAGAGAGTGAGGTTTTTAAGAAAAGGAAGGACATGAAAATCAACAGGACATGGAAACTTGTTGATACGTGTGCTGCAGAATTTGAAGCAAAAACACCTTATTACTACTCTTCTTTTGACGAGGAAAACGAGTCGGTTTCTTCTGACAAGAAAAAAATAGTGGTATTGGGTGCAGGCCCTAACCGAATAGGTCAGGGTATTGAATTTGACTACTGCTGTGTTCATGGCGTGTTGGCTGCTAAGGAAGCTGGTTATGAGACTATCATGATCAACTGTAACCCTGAAACAGTTTCAACCGATTTCGATATTTCGGACAAGCTTTATTTCGAGCCAGTTTTCTGGGAGCATATCTATGAAATCATAGAACATGAAAAACCAGAAGGTGTAATAGTTCAGCTTGGTGGGCAAACAGCTCTAAAACTTGCTGAAAAGCTTAGCCGCTACGGTATAAAAATAATAGGTACTAGCTACGAGGCACTAGATCTTGCTGAAGATAGAGGTAGTTTCTCTGAGTTATTACAAAAGCTAGACATTCCATACCCTAAGTTTGGTGTGGTGGAAAATGCTGACGAAGCATTGGAAGCTTGCCAAGAACTAGGATTCCCATTGCTAGTGAGACCGTCTTATGTACTTGGCGGGCAGAGCATGAAAATCGTGATAAACGAGGAGGAACTAGAAGAGCATGTAGTAAGAACCTTGAGGCAAATACCTAACAACAGGATTTTGCTCGATCACTTCTTAGATGGAGCTATGGAAGCAGAAGCTGATGCGATTTGCGATGGGGAAAATGTTCATATCCTTGGCGTGATGCAGCATATAGAACCTGCGGGTATCCACTCTGGTGACTCTTATGCAGTACTTCCTCCTTATAACCTTGGAGATTTCATTCTTCACCAAATAGAGGAATATACTAAGAAAATTGCTTTGGCTCTCAACACTGTTGGACTTATCAACATCCAATATGCCATCAAAGATGATAAGGTGTATGTGATTGAGGCAAACCCAAGGGCATCTCGTACAGTACCGTTTATTTGCAAGGCTTATCAAGAGCCATATGTAAATTACGCTACAAAAGTGATGCTTGGGGCAAACAAAGTCACCGACTTTAAGTTTAATCCTCAGAAGAATGGATACGCTATCAAAATACCAGTATTTTCGTTCAACAAATTCCCAAATGTAAACAAAGAGCTTGGTCCTGAAATGAAATCTACTGGCGAGGGTATTTACTTCGTAGACAATTTGAGAGATGAGTTTTTCCTCAATATCTACTCTGAAAGAAACCTTTACCTCAGCCGATAA